From the genome of Parvularculales bacterium:
GGTAATTATATAAATCTCTAACCAAACAACCTGCCCCCTGTTTTCCCCCGGTCATCTACCCCGAGCAATCGGCTACGGGGTGAGGATGGTCACTTATTCGGGTATTCTGGCGCACCCTGAGGAGCGTCCAGGCGAGGGGGATTCTAGGGCCGACACACAAATTTAAGGGAATTATATTCTGGCCATTGTGTTCTCCGTTATCCCGTCCGCCTAAGGCGCCTACCTATATCCACCTGCCTATAAGGTGGCCACTTAGATATGCTGGCCATTGTGTTCTCCATTTTCCCATCCACCTGAAAAGGGGTCCCACTTATATCCCGCCCGACCAGGGTGGCCACTTAATTCAGGGAAATTATATACTCACACACCTGCTTGGCCCTCACACGCTTGCCTGACCCTCACTCAACGCGCCAAGACGGACACCTAATTTAAGAGAATTCTACACTTAAATTTAGGGAAGTTATAAACTTGACGACCCTCAATTTGCCCGGCCTATTTACCCCAAACTGGCCCCAGACCTACCCTAAATCTGCCCTTAGCCCTGACGGCCATCCTGATTATCGGTGTACGACAGTACTTGCCGACCCTCTTTTGCTCCTTATTTGCCCGGATTATCAAATCCTTCGGGCTACGCCTAATGGGATTTTAGGCCTAATGTAAGCCGCCCCGGACCATTTTGACCTGCCCCGAGCCTTTACCCGACCTAAAGCTATAACCCACCATAGGCCATTTTAACCCGCGACCATGGTCCAAACTGTCAACACTTTTTCCGTATTTTTCCCGTATTTTACGGAAGCACTGCCTGCTTCTTACCATAAGCGGCTATGAGGCTTGCTCTCTGGTATGAACTCCTATATACAGTGTGTGTTTGGTGGCTGACCCCTATATGAGGTAGGTTGGGGCGAAACGAGCCAAAAGCATAGCAGATTACAGGAGTACGACTAGTCATGGCATTAGATGGCATGTCCATCCACAATCCTCTGGACATGATTGAGCAACTCGCATCAGGGCGGGAGTGGCTCAGTGATCGTCGAGGAGATGCCGAACTCATCTTATGGCTTTCTGGTGCGCAAGCCACTCATGAGTTAAATCTTTATCTCGGCCATAACACTGGCCTGTCGTCTCGGTTATCACCTTCTGATGCACTAGATCTACAAGCTGTCTGTCTGCTTGACCTGAAAATTTCTCCAGACCGTAATACAGAGGCGCTTACGTTGCTTGCTCATATCAATGCCCGGCTGTGGTTTGGGCATTTTGATTTATGGATAGATGACGGCGTTATTCTATTTCGCTATGGACTAACCATAGAGTCTGGCGAGACGGGCGTACGACAGTGCGAAGCCTTAATACAATGCTCGTATGAAGCGTGTGAAACTTATACCCCCGCGTTTCATTATTTGTCACATGCAGAGATAAGTGCCGAACAAGCTTTGGCGGCTTGCATGTTTGAGACAGCAGGAGAGGCTTAGTGATAGAGGATTTGGAGGCTGTCCTTGCTGACTTTGCTGGACGGCCTTTGGTGTTGGTGGGTGCAGGCCGTATGGGGGGCGCTATGTTGTTGGGGTGGCTCAAGAATGGTCTAGACCCCGCTTTGGTGTTTGTCCGTGATCCATCACCATCTGCCTCTATTGCAACAGAAATTGCTCGTGAAGGGGTCTCCCTAAACACGAGTCTTGATGTTTTGGCTGTGCATCGACCAGCAGCTCTTGTGTTGTCAGTCAAGCCACAGATTATGGATGAAGTTGTACCATCTCTGGCACCTTTGTTGGCGAGCGATACAGTTGTGCTTTCGATTGTGACCGGTAAGAGTATTGCTACAATGGAGACATTGTTAGAGGCAGCCTCTCACCCTCCTGCCCTTGTGCGGGCAATGCCCAATATACCAGCGTCCGTCGGGTGTGCCATGACGGTTGTTACCGCCAATGGGCGAGTGAGCGCTGCCCAGCGGAGCTTGTGCTCGGCTTTGTTGGAAGCTGTGGGTGTGGTTGAGTGGATTGAGGATGAAGTGTTGATAGAGGCTGTAACGGCACTATCTGGTAGTGGTCCGGCTTATGTGTTTTTGTTGGCGGAGGCTATGGCTGATGCGGGGGTGGATTTGGGGTTGGAGCCGGAACAAGCAATGCGGTTAGCTCGTGCGACACTTGTCGGAGCAGGTGCTTTGATGGCTGAGAGTGAGGCACCGGCGTCATCTTTACGGGAAGGAGTAACCTCTCCTGGCGGCACGACGGCAGCAGCATTATCTATATTGATGGATGCCCAAGGACTTAAACCTCTTATGGCTCGCGCCATGAAGGCCGCCTGTGATCGCGCTCGGGAGTTAGGTGGATAAAGAGCAGGACTAATAATACTACCCTGACAAGTTTATCTGAACCCGCAACCCGCCAAGGGGCGAGGTGTCTAACTTAATATCTCCCCCGTGTAGGCGGATGATATCGCGTGCAATAGTAAGACCCAACCCCACGCCAAGCCTGTCTTGGTTACGGGCTTCATCCAGCTTGTGAAAGGGGCGGAAAACATTCTCTCGCTGGTCTATAGGGATACCCGGGCCATCATCATCAAGGGTAATGGTTAGTCTATCGTTTTGCTTGACTGCTGTAATGGCAACAATGCTTCCATAATCACACCCATTGCTCACAATGTTGGTAAAACAGCGTGTTAGGGCATTTTGTCTACCGGAAATCATCATAGAGGCTTCTGCGTCAATAGTAATAGATGTTTCTTTTTTGCGCTGGGTGGTGATAACCACATCGTTCAGCAGAGCAGTAAGGTCTAACCAGCGTGTTTGTTCTTCTTGCCCGTCTTGGGCAAAGGCCAAATAGGCCTCTAACATTTTTTCCATTTCCTCTGCGTCACGACGCAGAGCGGAGACGTCTACTTTATTCTCCAGCATTGCCAACTCCAGTTTGAAGCGGGTTAAGGGAGTGCGTAAATCATGACTAACACCGGCTAGCATATTGGTGCGCTGTTGAATGTGGCGGTCAATGCGGTTTTTCATGATGATGAAGGCCAGCGTGGCGCGTCGAATTTCTGTAGCGCCGCCGAGTTTAATATCCTCTATGTTTTGCCCCTTGCCTAGAGCATCTGCGGCATGAGCCAAACGTTGAATAGGTTTGAGTTGATTACGCTGAAAAATAACTGCGATACAAATAAGGATACATGAGGTCACTACCATCCAGATAATGAAAATATGGGAGTTGGTGGCATAGACACGACTACGGGGCATACGAACGCCCATCACGGTACCATCTGCCAGAAAGATACGTATGTCTACATCATTTTCTTGGTTGGTGGTGTTTAGCCAGAAGGGGCGCCGCACAATTTCTCTTAACTCGCGGCTTAGAGATAAGTGTAGGAGAGGAATAATAGGAATTTCTGAAACAGACGGTAACATCTCACCCTTGTTAAAGGTGATGCTATAGCCTAGTTTAGCAGTGATATTCTGAATCTGGCGAGTGGTATTGTAGATCTCTGTCTCTTTGAGGGTTGTATTGTCAGTTACGTTTTCATCATAGAGGTCCGCAATAACCGCCAGCTCCTGAACAGCGGTTCTTGATAGTTTTTTTGTGACACTTTCCCAATAGCGCTCCATAAAAACAAAAGCGACGACCGCCTGTAGAATAATCATAGGGGCAATGATGGTAACAAGGGAACGCCCTAAGAGGTCTTTGGGGAGAAGACGTTTGATACGTCTGGTAACAACGTTCATGGTGTACTTATCTTGTTGCCTCTCATGTCTATACTATCAGGTTTGAGAATATATCCGGCATTGCGCACAGTTTGTAGATAGGTTGGTTTGTGAGGGGTTTCCTCTATTTTACGGCGTAAGCGAGCAATCTGTACATCAATGGAGCGTTCTGAGGGGCCAATACCCGCTGCGCATAAAGCCTTTCGGCTGAGGATACTGTCTGGCGTTTGCGCCAATTGTTGCAAGAGTTGGCTCTCTCCAGCTGTTAGATATACTTTTCGCCCGCTTTCCATAAGGGTGCCCTGCTTTACGTTGAATGTGAACGGCCCAAACCGAATAGCATGGGGTGCTCCATCCATCTGTATAGTGTTAGGCTCTCGTGTGCGCCGCAATATGGTTTGAATACGCAAAAACAACTCACGAGGCTCAAAAGGTTTACCCAGATAATCATCCACGCCGCGCTCAAGGCCATCAATGCGGTGTTGTGCTTCCGAACGCGCTGTCAACATGAGGGTAGGAACAGAAGATTTCTGCTTCAGGCGAACAGCAAAACTCAACCCATCTTCCCCAGGCATCATGATATCCAGCACGATAAGGTCAAACTCAAGCCCTACCATGCGTTGTTCCGTTTCGGTGACATCTTTTGCTGTGGTAACCCGCAAGCCCTGTTCTTCTAGATAACGTTTCAGCAAATCCCGAATGCGTTGGTCGTCATCAATCACCAAAATATGAGCGGTTTCTACATCGGAGCTGGCCGTAGGGGGTGATGAAGGGGGCTTGTTCATGTTATGTGACCGGAAGCAAATAGCTTTGTAATTTTCGCGTGAGTTTCTTTGTTTACCATCTTCAGGAGGATAGATCGAAAAGTAGCTCGCTCATGGGGAGTGGTTTCAGATAGAGCGTGCAGGATACGTTCATGCTGGGGAGTGGATAATCTGCGTTCTAGGGCGATGCCCTCTGGAGTGAGATGAAGCAAGCGTTGGCGACGGTCACGAGAGCCGGTTTTTTGTTCAATAAATCCTTCTAGGGTAAGCTGTTTGAGGACTCGTGCTAGGCTTTGTTTGGTGATGGTAAGGATATCTAGAAGGGCTGCCACGGAGATACCTGGATGACGGCCAACAAAATGAATAATGCGATGGTGGGCGCGACCAAACTCAAAATCAGCTAGAATAGCGTCGGGGTCGCTGGTGAAATCTCGATATGCGAAAAAAAGAAGTTCACTTATTTCAACAAATTCCTGACGTTTTTCCGCATTTTCCACCTCTGCGAGGAGCCTGCTCGGGGGTGGATTTAGATGGGAGGATTTTAGGTCAGCCATGTTGACATATTTTGACGAAAGCACTACGCTCCATACATTCTAAGATGAAATGGGTTAGGAAGGCCAGCCACTATCCCCGTCTTTCGTTGCCCACTCTGTGGGTTATACGTATTAGGGGCCACGCAATATTGGGGGACCTTAAAAAATGTCTCAAGAAGGGTTTGATGATAGGCTGGGGTATATCTGGTTTGATGGCGCATTGGTTTCATGGCGTGATGCGCAGATTCCTGTTTTAAGTCACGGTCTGCATTATGCAAGTTGTGTTTTTGAGGGCGAGCGGGCCTACGCTGGTAAGATATTCCGTTTGCGAGAGCATACGTTGCGTTTGTTTGAGTCGGCAAGGATGCTTGGCTTTGAGATTCCTTGGGAAGTGGAGGAAGTTGATAAGGCCTGTTGCGATATGCTAGTTGAGCAGCAGATTAGTGATGGGTATGTGCGTCCGGTTGCGTGGCGGGGTAGCGAAATGATGGGAGTTTCGGCCCAGAACAACACAATTCACTTAGCCATTGCGGTATGGGAGTGGCCATCTTATTTTGACCCGGCGGAGCGTCTGAAAGGGATACGTTTAGATATAGCTGAGTGGCGTCGTCCGGCGCCCGATATGGCTCCTTGCTTTAGCAAGGCGGCGGGGCTTTATATGATTTGCACGTTAAGTAAACACGCAGCCGAGGCGAAGGGTTATGCGGATGCCTTGATGCTGGACTACCGAGGGTTTGTTGCAGAAGCAACTGGCGCTAATATTTTCTTTGTTAAAGATGGCGTTATGCACACGCCGACCCCTGATTGTTTTCTTAACGGCATCACTCGTCGGGCAGTGATTGATTTAGCACACCAACAGGGTGTTGAGATTGTTGAGCGTCATATTAGACTGGAGGAGATAGACTCTTTTCAGGAATGCTTTATTACCGGTACAGCGGCTGAGGTAACGCCGGTTTCTGAAATTGGGCCGTACAGGTTTGAAACTGGGGCGCTTACAAAGACCATGGTGGGGGAATATACCCGACTGATATTGACAGAAAACACAACTTAGTAGCGCATAAAAACGCGCAGAACGTTATGGTTTTTCCCACCGCTCGGCAGCTGCATGATCTTCGGGACGGCTGTCAACCCAGCGTTTATGTTCTCCATCACTTTCCTGTTTCCAGAACGGTGCTTGAACTTTGAGAGTATCTGCTAAAAAGGCGCAAGCCTCTATGGCTGGCTGTCGCTGTTTGGCTGCGGTAATAATCAGAACAATGGGGTCTCCCAGAGTCAATAACCCATAGCGGTGAATAATCAGGCAGTCATCTAACACCCAACGTTGACGGGCTTCCGCTTCCATCCTCGCCAACGTCTTTTCAGTCATGCCTGGATAATGCTCTAGCACCATCTGGGTTATGGGTCGCCCAGCGTTCATGTCCCGTACAACTCCCATAAATAAGCCAATGCCACCAATATCACATCGTCCCTCTGTGATGCTGGATAGTGCCTCTTGAACGTTAAAAACATCACGCTGGATATAAATCATGACGTCTAGCCGCCTGTCACAGGAGGAAAAAACGCAATTTCTTCAGCATGCTCTATCAACGTGTCCAGTTCTGCATAGTTTTGATCAACGGCAATATGAACGAAGGATATATCAGCAAAAGCCACCGCTCCTCGTTCATCACGCTCCGCCAACAGAGCCATTAGTGCCTCTGGCGTGTGCACACCACTAGGTAATGCTAGAGTTTCTTCGGAGCGTCCCATCTTCTCTCGGAGCCACGAAAAATAGAGAATTTTCACTGAGGTGGTCATGAATCTCCGTCTTCATCAATAACATAAGCGATGCCAGAGCGCCAATAATCATAGCCAGTATAAAGGGTCAACAAGGCGGCAATCCACAACAAGGTAAGCCCAATGCCCGTGAAGAGAGAATAGTCTTGATTTATAATTTTGATAGCTATCAGTTTGTCGGTAGCAGGAGCAGGAATTAAAAAACCGATGGCTAGTAGCTGAATGAGAGTTTTCCACTTAGAGAGTAAATTAACAGGTACACTTATCTGTAATGCTCCCAGATATTCACGCAAGCCAGATACGAGAATCTCTCGACATAAAATAACCACGGCGGCCAAAATTGATAAGCCTGCTATGGTTCCCTGACCTACCAGCATCAGCAACAAAGTGGCCACCAGTAGTTTATCAGCGATGGGGTCTAGCATACGTCCGAAACTAGAATGTTGCTGGCGAACACGCGCTAGATAGCCATCCAGAAAGTCAGTAATGCTAGCAACAACAAACAATCCAAAGGCCACCCAGCGCGCCCAATCGGCGGGGATAAAAAAAGTTGTCATCATAGTGGGTATCAGGAGGATACGACCATAGGTGAGCAAATTAGGAAGAGAGGTCAGCATGGGGAGGTGTTTCCGGTGAGTTTGTATCTTCTGTTTACGAGATTTTTTTTAAGTTTGCGCATCATGGAAATAATCATGGATAGCCTGTGCGAGGCGGGTGCTGATGCCTTTGACGGCAGCAAGATCTGCGGATGCAGCGTCTTTTACCGCCCGCGCCGAGCCAAAATGATGTAGTAGAATACGTTTGCGGTGTGTTCCGATGCCGGGGACCTCATCAAGGAGATTTTCTGTGATGGTCTTGCGACGGCGGGCGCGATGGCCACTAATAGCAAAACGATGGGCCTCATCTCGAAGGCGTTGCAGATAATAAAGGGCCGGTGAGCGCGGCGGTAGCGAGAAGACCTTGTTGCCTTTCATGAAAAAGCGCTCCTCTCCAGCATTGCGTTGGGAGCCTTTGGCGATGGCAATGAGGGGGATGTCGCTTAAGGCTAATTCATTCATAACTGCACGGGCGGTGCTTAGGTGGCCTGCGCCGCCATCGATGAGGACCAAATCGGGTCGGGGGGTATGGCCGCTTGTTCCTTTAGAGTTTGGCTCTTCTTGAAGAAGTAGTTTGAATCGGCGGGTGAAGACTTCTCTTATCATGGCGTAATCATCACCAGGGATGTCATCGGTGTTGCGAATGTTAAAGCGTCTGTATTGGTTTCTTATGAACCCTTCTGGTCCGGCAACAATCATGCCCCCGACGGGATGTGACCCCTGAGTATGGCTGTTATCGTAGACTTCAATACGCTGTGGGATATTGGGCAGATTAAAAACTTGAGTTACGGCCTCTAGAAGCTTGTACTGACTGGATGTTTCTGCAAGGTAGCGCTCTAGAGCCATGCAAGCGTTATCGCGGGCGTACAGGGTGAGGGCGCGTTTTTCTCCGCGCTGGGGGGTAGTGATGTTGATGCGGCGTCCGGCGCGTAGGGACAACGCTTCTGCTAAAAGTGACTGCCTATGGATGGGGCGGTCAAGCAAGATAAGGCGCGGGGGTGGTCGGTTTTCGTAAAATTGTGCTAGGAACGCATCCATGACGCTGGCGCTGTTTAGGGCACGGTCGTGGCGGGGAAACCATGCTCGGTTGCCCCAATTTTGACCGGCTCGGAAAAAAAATACTTGGATGCATGTTCGACCGCCATTTTGGTGGGATGCGAAAACATCGGCCTCTGTTAGGGAGGCGGGGTTGATGCCTTGGGTAGATTGGATTTTTGTAAGCGCATAAATGCGGTCCCGATATATAGCTGCTTGTTCGTAATCTTGGGCTTGGCTGGCATCGCTCATAAGGCGTGATAAATTATTTTGAATACGGTGGCTCTTGCCACTCAAAAACTCTCGAGCCTCGTGGACAAGTGAGCCATAATCATCAAGGTTGGTATGTCCTGTGCATGGGGCACTACATCGCTTGATTTGGTGAAGAAGACACGGGCGGGTGCGGGAGGCATAAACAGAATCAGAGCAAGTACGCAACAAAAATGCTCGTTGCAAGATTTCCAGCGTGTGATTGACGGAAGTAACAGAGGCAAAGGGGCCGAAATAGTCACCTGAGCAATTACGTACACCTCTGTGTTTGACAATGCGAGGAGCAGGGTGATCATCAGTGATAAGAATAAACGGGAAGGATTTATCATCTCGCATCAAAACGTTGAAACGCGGTTTCAATCGCTTGATGAGATTGGCCTCTAAGAGAAGAGCATCGGCTTCAGTTTGGGTAGTAATGAACTCCATTGAGGCCGTTAACACAATCATGCGAGCGATACGGTTAGAATGACCTGATAATTTGGCGTAACTCGCCACTCTGTGTTTTAGGTGGCGGGCTTTGCCTACATAAAGAGTTGTCCCATCGCTACCGATCATGCGGTAGACACCAGGGGTATCAGGTAGGGTTTTTACTTTTTCGGCAATTAAATCTGGCCCCGTTAAGGCTAGTGCTGTGTCAGTAGGTGTTTTTTGTGTGTTAGAGTCCATGAGGGATAGGAGTCAGGAGAGGCCATAAGGGTGTGAATAAGGTTGTTGAAAAAATGTAACCCACAAATGTATCTGTATGTAACAGGATATATCTTTTTTGGTAGAGATTGACGATCTTTTTCTATGTAATTGTATTTTATGTGCTTTTAGATAAGAGCGAGGCGACTTCTCGCAATACGATTTTTATCATTGCTTACAAGGCTGTTTTGATTTTCTCAAAAGGCGTGTGAAAAAACGGCCCTCCTTTATATTAAAAAGTGGATGCCCCCTATTTAGCTATTTGATTTCAGAGGTGCTTCCTCCGCCTCCGAGTAATTTTCTGGATGGGGCGAAAAACGCTCAATCTCGACACCGGCGGCGGTGGCTTGCTCTATAGCTTTGGGTTTTTCCACACGCACTCTGACCATTAGCACTCGCGCATCCTCCAGGCACAAGGCAGCGATGTCCTCCGCAAGTTCCTCCACCAGTGCCACATGCTTCCGAACAGCCAGCACACGAATGCGCTCGGCAAGAGTCTCGTAGCACACAACATCCTCAAAATGCTTCTCCTGCTCCGGCGATTTTATCTCCTGCGTTGCCATATTGATATTGATACAAACCGGCTGCCACCAGCCTTGTTCGTAATCATGGATACCAATCTGAGCCTCTACAACAAGGTCACGAATGAAAACATGAGCCACCCCACGTTGTCCATCGACGATAGGGCATGTGCCAAATTTGTTGAGTGTATTAAGAGCGTGGGGCACCTTTGTTTTCTCCGTTTGCGTCATTCTTATTCCAGTGCGGTTAGAATATCCGGCATTTTCCATGCCAGATGCTGTCCCCCATCCAGAATGATCATTTGGCCTGTCATACCGGGAGAGGAAAGGATAAACTGTACCGCCTGACAGAGTTCGTCTACTGTTGCGCCGTGTTGCAAAGGTACAGATTCTTGAAGGCGCTGGAAATGCTCATCACTTTGATGGCTACTCGGCAGAGTTGATCCAGGGGCTACAGCATTAACCCGAATCTTGGGCGCTAGAGCCTGTGCTGCCGTGCGTGTTGCGGTCCACAGCCCTGCTTTTGAGAGAGTATAGGAGTAAAATAGGGGGGTTAGACGCTGAACTCTCTGGTCAATTAGATTGATAACATCACCTTCTATGCTGTCAGGTAGGTGGCGAGCAAAAGACTGGGTGAGAAAAACCGGCGCTCGAAGATTAATATCCATATGGCGCTGCCACAACCCCGGTGTTATATCATCCAGCGTGTCACGTTCAAACAGAGAGGCATTGTTGATTAGGCATGAAACGGCTCCCGAAGCGTTTGTGGTATTGGTGCTAAAAGCGCGCATGGCGCTGGGAATGAGATTGTCTACCGCAGTTGAGTCGGCAAGGTCAGCCTGTATAGCAACAGCATGTCCACCGTTATTTGTAATGTTTTGTGCGAGAGACGTAGCCTCATCGCCGGACGTATTGTAATGCAAGGCAACGGCCCAACCGTTGGAGGCCATATACAGAGCCATGGCTCGCCCGATACGCCGCGCCGCGCCGGTTATCAGTGCTACAGGGCGTTGTTCTGAGGTAGCACTGGTCATGAAATAGCCTTGTTTGGTACCACAACCTCTGTAATATCAGGGTGCAACTCATGTTCGTAAGTGTGGCGGTCTTGAAATACCCATCCAATATAGAAGATATACCCCGCAAAAAACAAACACCCCATGGTGCGATTAATAGCACCACGGGTCATGCTAAAGGGGAGAACAAGCAGGGCGGCTACCAACATAACCCATAAATCCAGATGTAAGAACTCCTCCGGTATTGGTACAGGATGCACCATAGCGGTTAGCCCCATGACGGCAAAGAGATTGAAGATATTACTACCGATAACATTGCCGATGACGATATCCGTCTGTCGGCGCAGGGCGGCGGTAAAGGTAGCGGCAAGTTCAGGTAAGGATGTTCCTATGGCAATAGCAGTTAGGCCAATGACAG
Proteins encoded in this window:
- a CDS encoding YbjN domain-containing protein — protein: MALDGMSIHNPLDMIEQLASGREWLSDRRGDAELILWLSGAQATHELNLYLGHNTGLSSRLSPSDALDLQAVCLLDLKISPDRNTEALTLLAHINARLWFGHFDLWIDDGVILFRYGLTIESGETGVRQCEALIQCSYEACETYTPAFHYLSHAEISAEQALAACMFETAGEA
- the proC gene encoding pyrroline-5-carboxylate reductase; this encodes MIEDLEAVLADFAGRPLVLVGAGRMGGAMLLGWLKNGLDPALVFVRDPSPSASIATEIAREGVSLNTSLDVLAVHRPAALVLSVKPQIMDEVVPSLAPLLASDTVVLSIVTGKSIATMETLLEAASHPPALVRAMPNIPASVGCAMTVVTANGRVSAAQRSLCSALLEAVGVVEWIEDEVLIEAVTALSGSGPAYVFLLAEAMADAGVDLGLEPEQAMRLARATLVGAGALMAESEAPASSLREGVTSPGGTTAAALSILMDAQGLKPLMARAMKAACDRARELGG
- a CDS encoding ATP-binding protein; this encodes MNVVTRRIKRLLPKDLLGRSLVTIIAPMIILQAVVAFVFMERYWESVTKKLSRTAVQELAVIADLYDENVTDNTTLKETEIYNTTRQIQNITAKLGYSITFNKGEMLPSVSEIPIIPLLHLSLSRELREIVRRPFWLNTTNQENDVDIRIFLADGTVMGVRMPRSRVYATNSHIFIIWMVVTSCILICIAVIFQRNQLKPIQRLAHAADALGKGQNIEDIKLGGATEIRRATLAFIIMKNRIDRHIQQRTNMLAGVSHDLRTPLTRFKLELAMLENKVDVSALRRDAEEMEKMLEAYLAFAQDGQEEQTRWLDLTALLNDVVITTQRKKETSITIDAEASMMISGRQNALTRCFTNIVSNGCDYGSIVAITAVKQNDRLTITLDDDGPGIPIDQRENVFRPFHKLDEARNQDRLGVGLGLTIARDIIRLHGGDIKLDTSPLGGLRVQINLSG
- a CDS encoding response regulator; translated protein: MNKPPSSPPTASSDVETAHILVIDDDQRIRDLLKRYLEEQGLRVTTAKDVTETEQRMVGLEFDLIVLDIMMPGEDGLSFAVRLKQKSSVPTLMLTARSEAQHRIDGLERGVDDYLGKPFEPRELFLRIQTILRRTREPNTIQMDGAPHAIRFGPFTFNVKQGTLMESGRKVYLTAGESQLLQQLAQTPDSILSRKALCAAGIGPSERSIDVQIARLRRKIEETPHKPTYLQTVRNAGYILKPDSIDMRGNKISTP
- a CDS encoding MarR family transcriptional regulator; protein product: MADLKSSHLNPPPSRLLAEVENAEKRQEFVEISELLFFAYRDFTSDPDAILADFEFGRAHHRIIHFVGRHPGISVAALLDILTITKQSLARVLKQLTLEGFIEQKTGSRDRRQRLLHLTPEGIALERRLSTPQHERILHALSETTPHERATFRSILLKMVNKETHAKITKLFASGHIT
- a CDS encoding branched-chain amino acid aminotransferase gives rise to the protein MSQEGFDDRLGYIWFDGALVSWRDAQIPVLSHGLHYASCVFEGERAYAGKIFRLREHTLRLFESARMLGFEIPWEVEEVDKACCDMLVEQQISDGYVRPVAWRGSEMMGVSAQNNTIHLAIAVWEWPSYFDPAERLKGIRLDIAEWRRPAPDMAPCFSKAAGLYMICTLSKHAAEAKGYADALMLDYRGFVAEATGANIFFVKDGVMHTPTPDCFLNGITRRAVIDLAHQQGVEIVERHIRLEEIDSFQECFITGTAAEVTPVSEIGPYRFETGALTKTMVGEYTRLILTENTT
- a CDS encoding molybdenum cofactor biosynthesis protein MoaE, with product MIYIQRDVFNVQEALSSITEGRCDIGGIGLFMGVVRDMNAGRPITQMVLEHYPGMTEKTLARMEAEARQRWVLDDCLIIHRYGLLTLGDPIVLIITAAKQRQPAIEACAFLADTLKVQAPFWKQESDGEHKRWVDSRPEDHAAAERWEKP
- the moaD gene encoding molybdopterin converting factor subunit 1, translated to MTTSVKILYFSWLREKMGRSEETLALPSGVHTPEALMALLAERDERGAVAFADISFVHIAVDQNYAELDTLIEHAEEIAFFPPVTGG
- the pgsA gene encoding CDP-diacylglycerol--glycerol-3-phosphate 3-phosphatidyltransferase produces the protein MLTSLPNLLTYGRILLIPTMMTTFFIPADWARWVAFGLFVVASITDFLDGYLARVRQQHSSFGRMLDPIADKLLVATLLLMLVGQGTIAGLSILAAVVILCREILVSGLREYLGALQISVPVNLLSKWKTLIQLLAIGFLIPAPATDKLIAIKIINQDYSLFTGIGLTLLWIAALLTLYTGYDYWRSGIAYVIDEDGDS
- the uvrC gene encoding excinuclease ABC subunit UvrC; translated protein: MDSNTQKTPTDTALALTGPDLIAEKVKTLPDTPGVYRMIGSDGTTLYVGKARHLKHRVASYAKLSGHSNRIARMIVLTASMEFITTQTEADALLLEANLIKRLKPRFNVLMRDDKSFPFILITDDHPAPRIVKHRGVRNCSGDYFGPFASVTSVNHTLEILQRAFLLRTCSDSVYASRTRPCLLHQIKRCSAPCTGHTNLDDYGSLVHEAREFLSGKSHRIQNNLSRLMSDASQAQDYEQAAIYRDRIYALTKIQSTQGINPASLTEADVFASHQNGGRTCIQVFFFRAGQNWGNRAWFPRHDRALNSASVMDAFLAQFYENRPPPRLILLDRPIHRQSLLAEALSLRAGRRINITTPQRGEKRALTLYARDNACMALERYLAETSSQYKLLEAVTQVFNLPNIPQRIEVYDNSHTQGSHPVGGMIVAGPEGFIRNQYRRFNIRNTDDIPGDDYAMIREVFTRRFKLLLQEEPNSKGTSGHTPRPDLVLIDGGAGHLSTARAVMNELALSDIPLIAIAKGSQRNAGEERFFMKGNKVFSLPPRSPALYYLQRLRDEAHRFAISGHRARRRKTITENLLDEVPGIGTHRKRILLHHFGSARAVKDAASADLAAVKGISTRLAQAIHDYFHDAQT
- a CDS encoding dihydroneopterin aldolase; amino-acid sequence: MTQTEKTKVPHALNTLNKFGTCPIVDGQRGVAHVFIRDLVVEAQIGIHDYEQGWWQPVCININMATQEIKSPEQEKHFEDVVCYETLAERIRVLAVRKHVALVEELAEDIAALCLEDARVLMVRVRVEKPKAIEQATAAGVEIERFSPHPENYSEAEEAPLKSNS
- a CDS encoding SDR family oxidoreductase, with the protein product MTSATSEQRPVALITGAARRIGRAMALYMASNGWAVALHYNTSGDEATSLAQNITNNGGHAVAIQADLADSTAVDNLIPSAMRAFSTNTTNASGAVSCLINNASLFERDTLDDITPGLWQRHMDINLRAPVFLTQSFARHLPDSIEGDVINLIDQRVQRLTPLFYSYTLSKAGLWTATRTAAQALAPKIRVNAVAPGSTLPSSHQSDEHFQRLQESVPLQHGATVDELCQAVQFILSSPGMTGQMIILDGGQHLAWKMPDILTALE